From the genome of Natronospira bacteriovora:
GGTTGCCCTCGATGATGAATTCGATGCCGTTGACGCTGATGGCCTCACCGGCACGGTAATCACCCGCAGCAATGACGTTGTCATCCTCATCCAGGATTTCGTACTCGCTGTCCGCCAGGATTTCCACCCGCAACGGCTCGCCCGTCCACTGCTGCAGATCGCGAATGCTGGTGTTCTTGACCACCGCCGTGCCCTGATTGCCGGTATCGGCCTCGACGATGAACACGCCATTGCCCTGGCGAATCTGCTGAAACACCTCGGAGCCGGGATTGCCGTCGGTGACATTGCGGTTGGGGCCGATCTGCAGGGCCCGCTTGCCGTCATCGCCGCGATACTCCACACCATTCGGGGTGGTCACGAAGGGCTGACTGTTGCTCTGGAAACCGGCGAAAAGGTACTGGTCGGCGCTGTCCTGGGAGTTGGCCAGCTCCAGCAGGGAGGCACGCAGCTCCCGCAGTTCCTGGGCAATGAACTTGCGGCTGTCATTACCCTGGCTGCCATTGGCCCCCTGCACCGTCAGTTCACGGGCACGCTGCACCAGATTGCCGGCCTCCACCAACACACTCTCCTGGAGATTGAGGCGGTTCTGGGCAATATTGGCATTGCGCTGGAACTGCTCGGTCTTGTCCAGGGCCCGGCCAAGCTCCAGGGCCCGAACCGAGGAGATGGGGTCATCCGAGGGGCGCACGACCCGCTTGCCCGAGGCGATCTGTTCCTGGGTGCGCGACAGCTTGAACTGCTGCTCCTGCATCTGCAGGACCGAACTCATGTGCCACCAGGCTGTGGATACGCGCATGACGAATTACCTC
Proteins encoded in this window:
- the flgL gene encoding flagellar hook-associated protein FlgL, translated to MRVSTAWWHMSSVLQMQEQQFKLSRTQEQIASGKRVVRPSDDPISSVRALELGRALDKTEQFQRNANIAQNRLNLQESVLVEAGNLVQRARELTVQGANGSQGNDSRKFIAQELRELRASLLELANSQDSADQYLFAGFQSNSQPFVTTPNGVEYRGDDGKRALQIGPNRNVTDGNPGSEVFQQIRQGNGVFIVEADTGNQGTAVVKNTSIRDLQQWTGEPLRVEILADSEYEILDEDDNVIAAGDYRAGEAISVNGIEFIIEGNPEEGDSFNIEPSRNQGMFVTLDRLIEGLEMRVENPRDRALQLNELNRSLEDLDQVLNRVLEVRAETGARLKAVDDQREVNEGTKLNLTTTRSELEDLDYAEAITRLNQQQVGLQAAQQAYVRVQGLSLFNFL